CGCGACCGGCCTTGCCACCGCCAATTCGCGCGTGGTGCTGGAAAAGCCGCTCGGACGCGACCTCGAATCGGCCAAGCAGATCAACAAGGAAGTGGGCAAGGTGTTCGCCGAGTCGCAGATCTACCGGATCGACCACTACCTCGGCAAAGAGACGGTGCAGAACCTGCTGGCGCTGCGCTTCGGGAACATCCTGTTCGAGCCGCTGTGGCGCCGCGAATGGATCTCGGACGTGCAGATCACCATCGCCGAGAAGATCGGCGTGGGCAACCGCATGGGCTACTACGACACCTCCGGCGCGCTGCGCGACATGCTGCAGAATCACCTGCTGCAGCTGCTGTGCATCGTCGCGATGGAGCCGCCGACCTCGATCGCGCCGGACGCCGTGCGCGACGCCAAGCTGCAGGTGCTGCGCTCGCTCAAGCGCTTCACGCCGACCACGCTGGCGCAGAACATCGTGCGCGGCCAGTACCGCGCCGGCCACGTGGACGGCCAGCCGGTGCCGAGCTACAAGGACGAGCCGGACGCGCCGGAGCAGTCGCGCACCGAGACCTTCGTCGCGCTGAAGGCCGAAATCGACACCTGGCGCTGGGCCGGCGTGCCGTTCTACCTGCGCACCGGCAAGCGCATGGCCGACCGCCTCGCCGAAATCGTCGTGCGCTTCAAGCCGATTCCCCATTCGATCTTCAACCAGCCGACGTCGAGCTTCCAGCCCAACACCCTGGTGATCCGCCTGCAGCCGGACGAAGGCCTGTCGATGAACCTGATGGCCAAGACGCCGGGCGACAGCATGCGCCTGAAGCAGGCCGAACTCGAACTCGATTTCCGCGAGCAGTTCAACTCGCCGCGCATGGACGCCTACGAGCGATTGCTGCTCGACGTGCTGCGCGGCCAGCTCACCCTGTTCATGCGCGGCGACGAACTGGAAGCGGCGTGGGAATGGGTCGAGCCGATTCTCGACTACTGGGAGCAGGCCGACAGCAATCCGATTCCGTATTCGTCCGGCACCTGGGGACCTGCGGCGGCGAGCGCACTGATTGGCCGCGACGGCCTGCAGTGGCGCGAAGAAGCCCTGCCTGAAGACTGATGTTGCTCGACTCTATCCGCACCCAGCTCGACTCGCTGTCGAAGTCCGAGCGCAAGGTGGCGCTGGCGGTGCTTGAGCAGCCGTCAGCGACGGTCAGCCAGAACATCACGGCGCTGGCCAAGAGCGCGCAGGTGTCGGAGCCGACCGTCGTGCGGTTCTGCCGCACGCTCGGCTACGACGGCTGGCACGAGTTCAAGCTCAAGCTCGCCCAGGGACTGGCGCTGGCGCTGCCCGGCGCGAACGAGCAGCCGGCGCAGGACGACCTGGCGTCCGACCTGGTCAGCAAGATCTGCAGCCGATCGATCAACACCCTGCTCGACCTGCGCAACAACCTCAATCCCGAAGCGATCCAGAAGTCGCTCGATATCCTGTCGCGCGCGAACAAGATCGAGTTCTATGGACAGGGCACGTCTGGCATCGTCGCGGCCGACGCGCAGCACAAGTTCTTCCGCTCCGGCGTGCCGACGGTGGCGTACTCGGATCCGAACATCCACAGCATCGCTGCGGCGCTGCTGCGCGAAGGCGATGCGGTCGTCGCCATCTCCCAGCGCGGCAACAGCCCGGCGCTGGTGCGCTCGGTGAAGCTGGCGCGGCGCGGCGGCGCGGACGTCATCGTGCTGGCGCCGTCCGGCACTCCGCTGGCCGACCTGGCCACGGTGCTGATCCCGATCGACCTGGTGTTCAACACCGACCCGTACACGCCGATTTCCGCGCGCCTTGCCTACCTGGTGGTGATCGACGTGCTGGCGGTCGGCCTGGCGCTGCAGCGCGGACCCGAGTTCCGCAAGAAGATGCAGAACGCGCAGAAGGCGCTGCAGGAATTCGACATGCAGTTCGATTCGTTCATCGGCTAGGTGACTGGGTCTGAGACCGCGGATCAGACCCAGGTGTGTGCGCATCATCTCAGATAAAATACCCGCTTCGTTCACATCGCCTTCGACGACACCATGCACATCACCCCCGCCGCCTCCACCAAGCCCGATTACGCCATGCTGGCCCGCCAGGTCGCCAGCATCCTCGAAGGTGAGCGCGACCTGGTCGCCAATGCGTCGCAGTTCTCCGCCTTCATCTACGACACCATCGCGGAACTGAACTGGGCCGGCTTCTACCTCACCCGCCCGAACAAACAAGGCGACGGCCAGGAACTGCTGGTCGGCCCGTTCCAGGGCAAGGTCGCCTGCGCGCGCATCCCGTTCGGGCGCGGCGTGTGCGGCGCCGCGGCGGCCCAGCGCAAGACGATGCTCGTGCCCGACGTGCACGCCTTCCCCGGCCACATCGCCTGCGATTCGGCGTCGAACGCCGAAATCGTCATCCCGCTGATCAAGGACGGCGCGGTGCTGGGCGTGTTCGACATCGACAGCCCTACCCTGAACCGCTTCAGCGAAGAAGACCAGTCCGGACTGGAAGCGCTGGTCCAGGCCTTCCTCGACGCGACGGATTTCTGAGATGCGCGCCCTCGCCGCTTTCCTGTTCGCCCTCTCATTGACGCAGGGCGCCATTGCACAGGAGGCGCTGCCGAACTGGTACCAGGTCATCGGCGGAAAATGGGACGTGCCGCTGGAAGTCGCGATGGACGCGGCGTCGGCGATCAAGGCATCCGCCATCGACAACGCTCCGCGCAACCGCCGTCCCATGCGCGACATCTCGGCCTACACGGTGCAGTATCAGGGTGTGGTCGTGGACGGAGCACGCCTTGTCCGCCTGAGCGGCGCGTGCTCCTTGTGGGGCCGCACGCCCGAATCGCTTCGCGACGGCTGGCTGGTAATTGCCGATGGCGGCGACTGCTATTACGACGCCACCTATGACCCTGCAAGCAAGCGCATCACCTCAATCCGCGCCCACGGCCACGCCTGATCGCCGGCCTTCAGAACGACGAACAATTGAAAAAGCCGCGGTGGCCGAAGCAGGTGGTCGTCGTCGGCGAGGTCCGGTAGCGCGCAATGGCGTTCTTGGTGTCCAAGTTGAGGATGCACCCGCGCCACTGATCGGAGCCGTTCGGAAATCCCAGCCGCTCGCACGCGGGCCCGTACACGACGATCATCTCGTCCACTTCGCGCTGCTGTTGCGCAGCGCGCTCCGCCGGGGTGGCGCAGCCGCCCAGCAGCAGCGCCAGCGTCAATGCCATAGTCGTACGCATGATAATTCCCTCTCTCGGTTTCCTTCGCACCGCCAGCGGCGCGACGGCGAACAGTCATTGTTCACCCGTATATTCCAGTTCGATGGCGCAAGGTTCTATGGAGACGCGCCTTTCCCGGACTGGAGGAAGTGCTGCACCAGGTCCATCGGCAGCGGGAAGATGACGGTGGTGTTCTTGTCGGCGCCGATCACCGTCAGCGTTTCCAGGTAGCGCAGCTGGATCGCCTGCGGCTCCCTGGCCAGGATCGCCGCGGCCTCGAACAACTTTTCGGCCGCCTGCAGCTCGCCCTCGGCGTGAATCACCTTGGCGCGCCGCTCGCGCTCCGCCTCGGCCTGGCGGGCGATCGCGCGGATCATCGACTCGGTCAGGTCGATCTGCTTGATTTCGACGTTCGATACCTTGATGCCCCACGAGTTGGTCTGCGCGTCGAGCGCCTGCTGGACATCCAGGTTGAGCCGCTCGCGCTCGGCCAGCATGTCGTCGAGCTGGTGCTTGCCGAGCACCGAGCGCAAGGTGGTCTGCGCCAGCTGGCTGGTCGCATTCAGGTAATCCTCGACCTCGATCACCGAGCGCGCAGCGTCGATGATGCGGAAATAGATCACCGCGCTCACCTTCACCGACACGTTGTCGCGCGAGATCACGTCCTGGGTCGGCACCTCCAGCACCACGGTGCGCAGGTCGACCCGCACCACCTTCTGGATCGCCGGGATGATCAGCACCAGGCCCGGCCCCATCACCTTGTAGAACCGGCCCAGGAAAAACACCACGCCGCGTTCGTACTCGCGGAAGATCCAGACCGTGGAAAACAGCAGCAGGCCGATGATGAACAGGAAGAACACGCCACCAAATTGCAGCACCATGATCGCTCTCCTCGCAGGATTCGACGCCATACCGCAAGCATACGCCCGCGCGCGCGAACGTGCGCAGAATGCAAAAAAGCCCGCCGAAGCGGGCTTTCCTGATCGAACCGGCGGCGCTTAGAACTTCAGCGACAGGCTGGCGCCGATGTTGCTCGAATCGCTGCTTGGACGCTGCGCTTCCAGGCGTGCAGTGATGTTCGGGGTGAAGGTGTAGCCGACGCCCACGCCGTACAGCACGCCCGAGGTCGAATCGGAGGCGCTGCCGTAGCCGGAAACGCTGCCCTTGGCGTCGAGGCGGTTGTAGCCCAGACGGCCGTAGACGTTGAATCCGCTCTGCAGCGGCACCGAGCCGATGAACGACAGCGCGGTCTGGTCAACGGTCACGCCGACCTTGGTGCTGCCGACGAACTGGTCGAATTCGCCCAGACGGCGATAGCCTGCCTCGATCGAGAAGTTAGGGTGGAACTGGTAGCCGACGAACGCGCCGAAGCTGCTCTGGCGATCCGAGATGCCGTCGAACTTGGTGCTGCCGACGTCGGCGCCAGCGTAGATGGCTGGACGTGGCATCTGCTGGGCGAACGACGACGAAGCGACGACGGCGAGGGCCGCGGCGATAGCGATTTTCTTGAACATGGTTGGCCTTTGTGATAATGAATGGAGGCGCCGATCGGGTAGTTGTCGGCGACTCGGGCATTATTACAATCCTATTACTCACCAGCAATCAATTTTAGGTAACGAATAGTAAGCAAACAACAGAATGTTGTAAATTGCGCAGAATTGAATGCCAGGCATGCAACCTCATCGGGTTCAGCCCGAAAGCTCCGCTTTTGGATGTGCGCCGCCGGCGGTCAGACCCAGGTGCGGCTGACTACATGCGCGCGGCCTTGGCAGCCTCAGTCGTGCCGCCATTGGACGTATGGTCGTTCGCCTCGCCGGTCACAGGTGGCTTCACCCTGGCCTTCTTCACCTTCTTCTTCATATGCTTCACCTTGTGGGCGGGGCGCGGCACGGCGTTCGGCGACGTGTGGTCGTTCGCCTCGCCGACGATCGGCGGCACCACGCCGGGATTGATGTTGCCGGTCGCATTCGTGATCCTGCCGGCGGGCTGCTGCACCGCGTTGGGCGACGTGTGGTCGTTCGCCTCGCCAGTCTTCGGCGGCTGGACCGTGGCCGTTTGCGCCTGCGCGCTGAATGCGCCCGCCATGGCCGCCGCTGCCGCCACGCCGATGAATGCCTGGATGATCGTTTTCCGCCTCATGTGCCGCTCCCTTGAAAAAGTTATCGGTGAAATAATTGACATGGACACAGTGTAACGACGACAACACCACGCGGCGCGCGATTGCAAACAGGCAATCGCGCAAAAAGCCGTTGCGCGGCGATGATTTCCGCTTGATACAATACGGGCCCGACTTTCCTTTCCCTAGCGTACGCCATGAATCAACTCGAACAGCTCAAGCAATTCACCACCGTGGTCGCCGACACCGGCGATTTCCAGTCGATCAAGGCGTACACGCCGCGCGATGCCACCACCAATCCGTCGCTGATCCTGAAGGCAGTGCAAAAGCCTGAATACCGTCCGCTGCTCGAGCAGGCCGTGCGCGACTTCCCGCAGCTGTCGACCGGCGACGTCATCGACCGCCTGCTGATCGCGTTCGGCGTCGAGATCCTGAAGATCATCCCTGGCCGCGTCTCCACCGAGATCGACGCGCGCCTGTCGTTCGACACCGAGGCGAACGTGGCCAAGGGCCGCGAACTGATCGCGCTGTACGAAGCGGCCGGCATCGGGCGCGAGCGCGTGCTGATCAAGATCGCCTCGACCTGGGAAGGCATCCGCGCCGCCGAGATCCTCGAGCGCGAAGGCATCCGCTGCAACATGACCTTGCTGTTTGCGCTGCCGCAGGCGATCGCCTGCGCCGAAGCGGGCGCGCAGCTCATTTCGCCGTTCGTCGGCCGCATCTACGACTGGTACAAGAAGTCGACCGGGGTGGAATACACCGGCGCCGACGATCCGGGCGTGCAGTCGGTCAAGCGCATCTACAACTACTACCGCAAGTTCGGCTACCAGACCGAGGTGATGGGCGCGAGCTTCCGCAACACCTCGCAGATCCTGGAACTGGCCGGCTGCGACCTGCTGACGATTTCGCCGGACCTGCTGCAG
This window of the Massilia sp. R2A-15 genome carries:
- a CDS encoding GAF domain-containing protein — encoded protein: MHITPAASTKPDYAMLARQVASILEGERDLVANASQFSAFIYDTIAELNWAGFYLTRPNKQGDGQELLVGPFQGKVACARIPFGRGVCGAAAAQRKTMLVPDVHAFPGHIACDSASNAEIVIPLIKDGAVLGVFDIDSPTLNRFSEEDQSGLEALVQAFLDATDF
- a CDS encoding slipin family protein; translated protein: MVLQFGGVFFLFIIGLLLFSTVWIFREYERGVVFFLGRFYKVMGPGLVLIIPAIQKVVRVDLRTVVLEVPTQDVISRDNVSVKVSAVIYFRIIDAARSVIEVEDYLNATSQLAQTTLRSVLGKHQLDDMLAERERLNLDVQQALDAQTNSWGIKVSNVEIKQIDLTESMIRAIARQAEAERERRAKVIHAEGELQAAEKLFEAAAILAREPQAIQLRYLETLTVIGADKNTTVIFPLPMDLVQHFLQSGKGASP
- the tal gene encoding transaldolase gives rise to the protein MNQLEQLKQFTTVVADTGDFQSIKAYTPRDATTNPSLILKAVQKPEYRPLLEQAVRDFPQLSTGDVIDRLLIAFGVEILKIIPGRVSTEIDARLSFDTEANVAKGRELIALYEAAGIGRERVLIKIASTWEGIRAAEILEREGIRCNMTLLFALPQAIACAEAGAQLISPFVGRIYDWYKKSTGVEYTGADDPGVQSVKRIYNYYRKFGYQTEVMGASFRNTSQILELAGCDLLTISPDLLQQMADTDAPVARKLGGEDGGATVEKVSIDEKTFRFMLNEDAMATEKLAEGIRAFCADSGKLKQMIAAMR
- the zwf gene encoding glucose-6-phosphate dehydrogenase translates to MALNDFDLVLFGGSGDLAMRKLLPAMYSRDVAGDLPPGARIICVGRHEWSQEEFLQAVETNSKPHIKAPDEAKYTQFIKRIVYVSMNATDEKTYGALVEALRKDDSLTRVYYLATPPHLFAQICDNLAATGLATANSRVVLEKPLGRDLESAKQINKEVGKVFAESQIYRIDHYLGKETVQNLLALRFGNILFEPLWRREWISDVQITIAEKIGVGNRMGYYDTSGALRDMLQNHLLQLLCIVAMEPPTSIAPDAVRDAKLQVLRSLKRFTPTTLAQNIVRGQYRAGHVDGQPVPSYKDEPDAPEQSRTETFVALKAEIDTWRWAGVPFYLRTGKRMADRLAEIVVRFKPIPHSIFNQPTSSFQPNTLVIRLQPDEGLSMNLMAKTPGDSMRLKQAELELDFREQFNSPRMDAYERLLLDVLRGQLTLFMRGDELEAAWEWVEPILDYWEQADSNPIPYSSGTWGPAAASALIGRDGLQWREEALPED
- a CDS encoding outer membrane beta-barrel protein — encoded protein: MFKKIAIAAALAVVASSSFAQQMPRPAIYAGADVGSTKFDGISDRQSSFGAFVGYQFHPNFSIEAGYRRLGEFDQFVGSTKVGVTVDQTALSFIGSVPLQSGFNVYGRLGYNRLDAKGSVSGYGSASDSTSGVLYGVGVGYTFTPNITARLEAQRPSSDSSNIGASLSLKF
- a CDS encoding SIS domain-containing protein yields the protein MLLDSIRTQLDSLSKSERKVALAVLEQPSATVSQNITALAKSAQVSEPTVVRFCRTLGYDGWHEFKLKLAQGLALALPGANEQPAQDDLASDLVSKICSRSINTLLDLRNNLNPEAIQKSLDILSRANKIEFYGQGTSGIVAADAQHKFFRSGVPTVAYSDPNIHSIAAALLREGDAVVAISQRGNSPALVRSVKLARRGGADVIVLAPSGTPLADLATVLIPIDLVFNTDPYTPISARLAYLVVIDVLAVGLALQRGPEFRKKMQNAQKALQEFDMQFDSFIG